The DNA sequence TACAAAGCGAAGTACTTTCCAAGGAACCTCTCCAGCGTCATCAGCTTCGCATTGTCACCGGACTCtcccttggcctcggccgcccTCGCTTTCAGCTCACCCGTGGTGTCCACGTCGTTGGGAACGCCATAGTACAAGCCGCCCGAGTGCTGGCAAAAGCCGAACATGTACTTGACCGTTTCGAAAGCCTCGACTCCGTACGTCTCCATCGTCTTCCAGTCCTCAATGGGTACGAACCGGGCCTTCTTGCCAGTCACTGCCAAACTGTCAGCTGCTTGGACAATAAATCAAAGGGACATCTGGTACGTACGCTTCTCAAAGCCAGACACGAGCTGTTCAGGCTTCGAGCTAGAGCTGATGCCTTGGGTGAGGCGTCCGTTGTGCTTGCTGGGATCGAGGAAGATACCGTGGACAAGATCGCCGTAGTCGTCTCCAATCGAGATGAAGGGGATCTCGTCATTGCCACCCCAGCGAGGGATGTGCAGAGTCAAGTATCCCTCTTCATCAGGAACAAAAGGGAATCCTCCTAGGACAGGGGCAACTTCCTCGACGAGATGGTTCTCCATGTACCAGCCGGGGCTGACGATGTTGACAGTCTCGAAGACACCCTTGCTCTTGGCGTATTCCCCAATGGCATGCTTCTCTGCGAGGAATTAGAAGACAGAATTCCGTCATGAAAAAGAACATACCCTCGAAGGCCTTGTTGGGGACAGCTCCTCCGGTAATCTCGGACGCGGAAGCCATGCCACTATACACAAAGTGACGAATTCCGGCCTCTGCGGCGGCATCCACGAGGCTCTTGCCCAAGTCTGTCTCGCTTGGACCGCCAGGTTGGTTCACAGCCTAGATTTCTATTAGATAATTTCTTGCTGCTAATATTAACAACTTACAGGATCATCCGAGTTCGTGTTGACAAAGACTCCCCAGCTGtccttgaaggcctcgaccACTTCCTCTTTGACAAGACCATCAGCCTTGACGACCTCGACACCCTGCTCCTtcagggccttggccttgtcagAGTCTGGGTTCCGAGTGATGCCACGGATCTTGAAAGCTTGGGCTTTGTTCTGAAGAAGGGACTGGACAACGCTGCCGCCTTGGGCGCCAGTAGCACCATAGACAGTGATGAGTTGAGGAGAAGACATTGTGGTGGATCAAAGTTGGTAAAGAGAAGGATGGATAAGTGTAAGCTTAAAGGTATGCTTGTCTGGGATTTGAGTGCTGATGGATTGAGTGCTGATGAACTTGTTGTACAGCTCGACTACGCCCGTCCTTATATATTCGACGATGCTCTTTACGATCCTTTCGAATCCCAATCTCCGCAACACTCACGGCTGACCCGAACAAGATGCAATACTCAACGAATTTCTAATCACAAAAAACCGGCCGCGTCTTGCCCTTCCACACAAGTCCGCACTTCACGATGGCCTCTGTCCCAGTTTTGCCTGGGACGGCGTAACCTTTGGGTCACACAAAATGCCAGATTACTCCGACTCCTGTCCACGGGTCAGGATGGACCAACCAGAGCCCACGGATGGTCCTGGGAGTTTCTCATCATTTTGCCAGGGCCACGCAGTCCGCGGGTAGCGAAGGGCGGGTGTGGCTTGCGCTAGGTCAAGTTGATACGGTGGACGCGTTGGAGGTGAGTACGACGATTATTAATTCAGCCCTAGGCGAATTGCAAGATGGAGACGGTTGCGGAGGAGCGGACTTTGGATGGGTCGATTGTTTATGCTTGAAGTTAGTTCTACAGGCCGAGATTTCATCTACCAAGACAGCTCAGGAATAAAATAATCGAGGTGTAGCGAAGCTTGAAAGGCTTGATAGTCTCTGACGATGGACTGGAGTAAGATTGGGTCCTGCCAGTGTCAACAGAACGAGGCGTCTGAAGCGAGGTGTCAGCAGCTGCCAACGGCCGTCATCAGCTACCCGCTTAGACGCAATTTTCGCCCACCGTTTCCAAGCAACAGGAGCATCACGTGCTCCTCACTTGACTCGGTCTGGTGGTCTAGTGGTATGATTCTCGCTTAGGGCAAACCCGAAAGCAAGCTTGCGAGAGGTCCCGGGTTCAATCCCCGGCCAGACCCTTTCTTTTGCACTTTTTGTCGGCTGAAGCATGGTGCTGCTCGCTTGGTTGGTCTTTTTTGCCGGTTCCCATCACCCTTTGAGTGTTATGGTTGAGATGCGCAGACATTCCCCTGTGTGACGTTGTGTTATGATCTCGTGTAAGTGACGAAAGTAGGAGCAATAGCGGGAGATGAGAAAAGGGTCAGCATAATCTCCTCAATGTCGTGGATAATGTTTTTGTCTGCAACAACGGGGACAATTCAACTGGTATCAATATTGTGGCCCTATTCCATCTAACGTACTGTCTTCATACACTAATGCTGGACCCCATCCCCAACTCCTTCCCATCAGTTGACTAGAGGTACAAGAATAAGTGAGAACGAAACAAGAACCGGGCTTCTAGTACTGATGAAGCCGCAAAGCCTAAACGAAAACCCACACAGACTCCTCCAGACCAATCCTTTATCGTGAGTTGTCGGGCAGTTCCCACCTCTGTGTAGTCTCGTGCGCCGTATACACGGGAGGTGGACTGCTCGTCTGTCCTGGCAGCTCAGGTGGCCTGGCCTCTCCCGACATCTCCACTCGAGCAtcccgtccatccatctccagatTCGGCCGCCAGCCGTCGCCAGTCATCTCGTGTTGTCCAGGGACCTGGACGGGTGGGCTCGGTGTCACGGCGGGGAAAGGTTGAACCTCACGTTGGACTCCAGCGCCAGAGAGTTCGTTGGTATGAGACACAGATGAGACGGGAGAGACTGCGGTGGCACCAACGGGCTTCCTTTGTATCGTGTCTTTTCGCTCTGGTGCAATGCCAGCGCCACCGCCTGCGGCAGTTTCGGTGACGGGTTGTGTAGTCGGGAGAGTCTGTGCTTGTCGTTGCTTTCTCCGTCTGATGAACCACCAAGCAAATAGTCCAATCGCCGCAATAGCCACCACAGGTACTGCTACACCAACGCCAATCTTGACGGCCGAGTTGTCGCTCGAGTCGGATAGGTTGATCTGTGCAGGAGATCCGTCCGGGTTCACATAGTAGGTCGAGGTCGCCTCGACAGTTACTAAGAGAAGTGAGTTAGCACAAGACTCAAGTTCCACACGCCAGACACAGGCACAGTACCTGGAGCAACAGCAAAGGAACCGTCGCCATGAGTAGCAGGAACTTACCCCGCGACTTGGATGGGCCTGCGCCTCCCTCTGTCGTCTGTGTGACGATGGTCAAGTGTGTTGTCGTCTCCACCGAGCCCGAGTCGACCGTTTTGCTAGGCTCCGCGTTGGTGctatcatcgtcatcctccccTGAGGGTGACTGAGGCTCCTCCGTCGCTTCGGCTGGGTTGTACCAGTTGGTGGCGCCAGGCTGAGTGAACCCGGCCCCCATACAATAAGAGGCGTAGATGGACTGCATGGAGCTCAGGTCTCGAGATCGATCTCCTGCTGAACATGTTTTCGAGGCGCACTTGGACATCCAAGCATCGGCCTGGGATGCCGACGCAGATGCCGTAGCACAATAACAGTTGTTGTCATAGGGGTCATCGCAGCCCATGGCCTTGCCCATGTCGCTGACGATGGTGTAGTAGAGACATTTGCTCACACATGTGTGTACAACGTTGTCTAGGTCTCGATTGATGGTGACACTCTCGAAGTCTACGGACATAGCGAGAGGGAATAGGTAGAGCCAGAGGCTAAGAAGAGACATTAAACGTGCCATTTTGTCAAAGTTGTACCCCAGAACCAGGGACAAATAAAGATTGAGTTCTCACTATGAGTCAACAATAGCAACAGACAAGGAGGAGAGTCGACCAGTACCACCAGGATGGGGTCTCGGTCCTTATGAGTCCCCAAGGACCTCGCCGTAAGACCTCCATCAATGCGGCATAAATTTACACCGTCCGCCAAGTCCTCTGACCTCTCCATGTCCTCGGGCGTGGTTCATCCCAGCCAGATGAGGTGCAACAATCGGGCGGGAGTTGCACCCGCCGATAGAGGTGACTGTCCGACATGAAGATACCAGGGGTGAAGACGTCCCATTGGTCATTCTCCCATGATAAAACAGCCCTTTAACCCTAAAACTGCATGAGCTGAAAAGACTTGACTGGGCTAGCAAGCCTAGATGCGACTTTAAAACGACCAAGGCTGCAAgggcagggccttgggcgggAGGGGCTGTCGAGGCGGCATATCGCGAGATGAAGCGCGGCAGTCATGGACAACTTTCACTCGAAGGTTGCTGTAAGGGGTTCAACGGCGAGGTAGCTTGTCCAACTCTGAACAAGATTTCGGAGCTCATTGTCCCCAGAGACAGGTGGAAGACTTCCCACTGCGAGAGGATCGCTGTCGACGATCCCAAGGGCGTGACCTTGTAGTAGGGTTACCTGCATGACTGCTCGATGGTGATTGGTCTAGCTTGTGATGAGTCGAGAAATCCCTTCCATACAGAAGCATGCGAGGATGGGCCGTTGCAAGGAGGAAGGATTTGGATCTTCCGGAGGCGCCCAGATGTGGTTTGGAGAGAACGAATGAGGTCAAGCGGTTGTTTGAGCGACATGCCAAGGGACGGACCGAGACACCTATTGGCCCGTGGTGGAGGAGCTGAGCTGGGTCCCGTGACCCTACACATTTCAGAGGGCGCTTCATTAAGGTTATCGTGAGGGGATCAGGTGGACTACGGAGGGTgggagacgacgatgagcgGCATgaatgatgaggaagatgagagcTGTCATCTTCATTTGAGTCGAGAACTGCGCTGGTAGAGAATGCCAACTGGCTCAGTTTGACTTCTCAGCAAGCCATCCCCCAGCCTGACTCTTACCGTTGCATCTCAATGACATGAAGGGTCGTGTGGCGGTCGCGGGAATAAGCAACGAAATAAGCCCGTGCAGAAGCCAAAGGGCTGATCATGGTACCTGGCCTTGTGTTTCCCCAAGACGAGATGAACAAGACTGCCTACCTATGGATACTAATTCATGTGTTGGGCTTTCTGCAGTTTCCCCTTCATCTTGGGCGCCTGCAGTGGACGTTTCTGCATGTTTGCTGGCgggagatgagatgaggacCAACAGAGCATGACAGGCAGGGCGCTCCACATACAGGCGACAGCAGGGCGATAGCCTACATGATACGCGGAAATGCCCACCAGCGCCAGAGCAACGGATGCGAAAATGACGGGGCGAGGCAAAGGGTATGCGAAAACCGCTCGCAAACTGTGCCATGCCACGCCATCCAATGCCATGCGCCAACTGCCCTGCACGCGGAACAGAGA is a window from the Fusarium keratoplasticum isolate Fu6.1 chromosome 5, whole genome shotgun sequence genome containing:
- a CDS encoding NmrA domain-containing protein, producing MSSPQLITVYGATGAQGGSVVQSLLQNKAQAFKIRGITRNPDSDKAKALKEQGVEVVKADGLVKEEVVEAFKDSWGVFVNTNSDDPAVNQPGGPSETDLGKSLVDAAAEAGIRHFVYSGMASASEITGGAVPNKAFEEKHAIGEYAKSKGVFETVNIVSPGWYMENHLVEEVAPVLGGFPFVPDEEGYLTLHIPRWGGNDEIPFISIGDDYGDLVHGIFLDPSKHNGRLTQGISSSSKPEQLVSGFEKLTGKKARFVPIEDWKTMETYGVEAFETVKYMFGFCQHSGGLYYGVPNDVDTTGELKARAAEAKGESGDNAKLMTLERFLGKYFAL